A window of Diospyros lotus cultivar Yz01 chromosome 14, ASM1463336v1, whole genome shotgun sequence contains these coding sequences:
- the LOC127791190 gene encoding D-lactate dehydrogenase [cytochrome], mitochondrial isoform X1 — MAFSSWFSRLRSSSKPVYNNLRFSFFNTHRTRSSELAKVLTSETKHTPIESWACSLLPVALAFSAGSLALYTQKNPSFCDASDLDHRGVSFGGKGSTEYLVKGSHKDVPQELLDELEDICRDNMTMDFDERYFHGKPQNSFHKAVNIPDVVVFPRSAEEVSKIVKSCNKHKVPIVPYGGATSIEGHTLSPHGGVCIDMTLMKSVKSLHVKDMDVVVEPGIGWMELNEYLEPYGLFFPLDPGPGATIGGMCATRCSGSLAVRYGTMRDNVINLKVVLPNGDIVKTGSRARKSAAGYDLARLIIGSEGTLGVITEVTLRLQKIPQYSVVAMCNFPTIKDAADVAIATMLSGIQVSRVELLDEVQVKAVNIANGKNLPEVPTLMFEFVGTEAYSHEQTQIVQKIASEHNGSDFVFAEDPEAKNELWKIRKEALWACFAMQPNFEAMISDVCVPLSHLAELISRSKEELDASPLVCTVIAHAGDGNFHTVILFDPSQEEQRREAERLNHFMVHTALSMEGTCTGEHGVGTGKMKYLEKELGIEALRTMKSIKEALDPNNIMNPGKIIPPHVCF, encoded by the exons ATGGCGTTTTCGTCCTGGTTTTCTCGTTTACGCTCGTCCTCGAAACCCGTGTACAACAACCTCCGATTTTCGTTCTTCAATACACATAGAACTCGAAGCTCAGAACTTGCAAAGGTACTGACTTCAGAAACGAAACATACCCCAATCGAATCATGGGCGTGTTCTTTGCTTCCAGTGGCCTTGGCCTTCTCTGCTGGGTCACTCGCTCTCTATACCCAGAAAAACCCATCTTTCTGCGATGCCTCTGATCTTGATCATCG AGGTGTGAGCTTTGGGGGAAAAGGAAGCACAGAATATTTGGTGAAGGGATCCCACAAAGATGTACCTCAAGAGCTTCTTGATGAATTGGAGGACATTTGTCGG GATAATATGACAATGGATTTTGACGAGAGGTATTTTCATGGGAAACCACAAAACAGCTTCCACAAAGCAGTGAATATCCCTGATGTGGTTGTTTTTCCGAG GTCAGCAGAGGAGGTGTCCAAAATAGTTAAATCTTGTAACAAGCATAAG GTCCCTATCGTACCATATGGTGGAGCTACATCAATTGAGGGTCACACCTTATCACCTCATGGAGGTGTTTGCATTGACATGACTTTGATGAAA AGTGTCAAATCATTACATGTTAAAGACATGGATGTGGTTGTTGAGCCTGGGATTGGCTGGATGGAGCTTAATGAATACTTGGAGCCTTACGGTCTATTTTTTCCACTTGATCCTG GACCTGGAGCAACCATTGGAGGTATGTGTGCTACGCGCTGTTCTGGTTCTTTAGCTGTAAG GTATGGAACTATGCGTGATAATGTCATCAATCTCAAG GTTGTTTTACCCAATGGAGATATTGTCAAAACTGGATCACGTGCTAGAAAAAGTGCTGCCGG GTATGATCTGGCGCGACTCATAATTGGAAGTGAAGGAACTTTGGGTGTGATAACTGAAGTTACTTTGCGCCTTCAGAAAATTCCACAGTACTCAGTG GTTGCAATGTGCAATTTTCCGACAATTAAGGATGCAGCAGATGTTGCTATAGCTACCATGTTATCTGGTATACAG GTTTCAAGAGTGGAACTACTAGATGAGGTTCAAGTGAAAGCTGTCAACATTGCTAATGGGAAAAACTTGCCTGAAGTTCCAACTTTGATGTTTGAATTTGTAGGCACAG AAGCATATTCACATGAGCAAACACAAATTGTTCAGAAGATTGCATCCGAGCATAATGGATCAGATTTTGTTTTTGCAGAAGATCCTGAGGCCAAAAATGAACTTTGGAAG ATAAGGAAAGAGGCACTTTGGGCTTGCTTTGCTATGCAACCAAATTTTGAAGCAATGATATCG GATGTTTGTGTTCCTCTGTCGCATCTAGCAGAATTAATATCAAGATCAAAAGAGGAGCTAGATGCATCACCATTGGTGTG CACAGTTATTGCTCATGCTGGTGATGGAAACTTCCACACTGTGATTCTATTTGATCCAAGTCAAGAGGAACAACGGCGAGAAGCTGAGAGATTAAACCATTTCATGGTGCATACTGCTTTATCTATGGAAG
- the LOC127791190 gene encoding D-lactate dehydrogenase [cytochrome], mitochondrial isoform X2, with protein sequence MAFSSWFSRLRSSSKPVYNNLRFSFFNTHRTRSSELAKVLTSETKHTPIESWACSLLPVALAFSAGSLALYTQKNPSFCDASDLDHRGVSFGGKGSTEYLVKGSHKDVPQELLDELEDICRDNMTMDFDERYFHGKPQNSFHKAVNIPDVVVFPRSAEEVSKIVKSCNKHKVPIVPYGGATSIEGHTLSPHGGVCIDMTLMKSVKSLHVKDMDVVVEPGIGWMELNEYLEPYGLFFPLDPGPGATIGACRYGTMRDNVINLKVVLPNGDIVKTGSRARKSAAGYDLARLIIGSEGTLGVITEVTLRLQKIPQYSVVAMCNFPTIKDAADVAIATMLSGIQVSRVELLDEVQVKAVNIANGKNLPEVPTLMFEFVGTEAYSHEQTQIVQKIASEHNGSDFVFAEDPEAKNELWKIRKEALWACFAMQPNFEAMISDVCVPLSHLAELISRSKEELDASPLVCTVIAHAGDGNFHTVILFDPSQEEQRREAERLNHFMVHTALSMEGTCTGEHGVGTGKMKYLEKELGIEALRTMKSIKEALDPNNIMNPGKIIPPHVCF encoded by the exons ATGGCGTTTTCGTCCTGGTTTTCTCGTTTACGCTCGTCCTCGAAACCCGTGTACAACAACCTCCGATTTTCGTTCTTCAATACACATAGAACTCGAAGCTCAGAACTTGCAAAGGTACTGACTTCAGAAACGAAACATACCCCAATCGAATCATGGGCGTGTTCTTTGCTTCCAGTGGCCTTGGCCTTCTCTGCTGGGTCACTCGCTCTCTATACCCAGAAAAACCCATCTTTCTGCGATGCCTCTGATCTTGATCATCG AGGTGTGAGCTTTGGGGGAAAAGGAAGCACAGAATATTTGGTGAAGGGATCCCACAAAGATGTACCTCAAGAGCTTCTTGATGAATTGGAGGACATTTGTCGG GATAATATGACAATGGATTTTGACGAGAGGTATTTTCATGGGAAACCACAAAACAGCTTCCACAAAGCAGTGAATATCCCTGATGTGGTTGTTTTTCCGAG GTCAGCAGAGGAGGTGTCCAAAATAGTTAAATCTTGTAACAAGCATAAG GTCCCTATCGTACCATATGGTGGAGCTACATCAATTGAGGGTCACACCTTATCACCTCATGGAGGTGTTTGCATTGACATGACTTTGATGAAA AGTGTCAAATCATTACATGTTAAAGACATGGATGTGGTTGTTGAGCCTGGGATTGGCTGGATGGAGCTTAATGAATACTTGGAGCCTTACGGTCTATTTTTTCCACTTGATCCTG GACCTGGAGCAACCATTGGAG caTGCAGGTATGGAACTATGCGTGATAATGTCATCAATCTCAAG GTTGTTTTACCCAATGGAGATATTGTCAAAACTGGATCACGTGCTAGAAAAAGTGCTGCCGG GTATGATCTGGCGCGACTCATAATTGGAAGTGAAGGAACTTTGGGTGTGATAACTGAAGTTACTTTGCGCCTTCAGAAAATTCCACAGTACTCAGTG GTTGCAATGTGCAATTTTCCGACAATTAAGGATGCAGCAGATGTTGCTATAGCTACCATGTTATCTGGTATACAG GTTTCAAGAGTGGAACTACTAGATGAGGTTCAAGTGAAAGCTGTCAACATTGCTAATGGGAAAAACTTGCCTGAAGTTCCAACTTTGATGTTTGAATTTGTAGGCACAG AAGCATATTCACATGAGCAAACACAAATTGTTCAGAAGATTGCATCCGAGCATAATGGATCAGATTTTGTTTTTGCAGAAGATCCTGAGGCCAAAAATGAACTTTGGAAG ATAAGGAAAGAGGCACTTTGGGCTTGCTTTGCTATGCAACCAAATTTTGAAGCAATGATATCG GATGTTTGTGTTCCTCTGTCGCATCTAGCAGAATTAATATCAAGATCAAAAGAGGAGCTAGATGCATCACCATTGGTGTG CACAGTTATTGCTCATGCTGGTGATGGAAACTTCCACACTGTGATTCTATTTGATCCAAGTCAAGAGGAACAACGGCGAGAAGCTGAGAGATTAAACCATTTCATGGTGCATACTGCTTTATCTATGGAAG